From Alienimonas californiensis, a single genomic window includes:
- a CDS encoding helix-turn-helix transcriptional regulator: MTRLTASHTPFSMMQEASPRADEDRPDRGAPRRRLTVGQVSEACRVARECLECGENPGCWTMLLMRAVRKWTGADRAAVVFPQSGVVLPSGEWRALRRKSSSRGLRTSRAALLATARSSVEALPDAAAEANRKAFVAKPLMAGDLPDSPPPAPRVGPAGDSRVGTALVWRDGSGRELVLLLGPAGDAEPSAIGARLTRVAVRELASAGRRLSHPGDASPDALTHRARTVLHYWLDGLLEKEVAGVLNVSEGTVHKQVHRIYKHFGVSSRGELQAQFLRRGWGRRRLWRDLAS, translated from the coding sequence ATGACGCGGCTCACCGCTTCGCACACGCCGTTTTCGATGATGCAGGAAGCGTCTCCGCGTGCCGACGAGGACCGTCCCGACCGCGGCGCCCCGCGCCGTCGCCTAACGGTGGGCCAGGTGTCGGAGGCCTGCCGCGTGGCGCGGGAGTGCTTGGAATGCGGCGAGAACCCGGGGTGCTGGACGATGCTGCTGATGCGGGCCGTCCGAAAGTGGACGGGAGCCGACCGGGCGGCGGTCGTGTTTCCGCAGAGCGGCGTCGTGCTGCCGAGCGGCGAATGGCGGGCGTTACGGCGGAAGTCCAGTTCCCGCGGGTTGCGGACCTCCCGCGCCGCCCTGCTCGCGACGGCCCGGAGCTCGGTCGAGGCACTGCCCGACGCCGCCGCCGAGGCCAATCGAAAAGCGTTCGTCGCCAAGCCCCTGATGGCCGGCGATCTTCCCGACTCGCCCCCGCCGGCGCCGCGGGTGGGGCCGGCGGGCGATTCCCGGGTGGGGACGGCGTTGGTCTGGCGGGACGGCTCCGGCCGCGAACTCGTCCTGCTCCTCGGCCCGGCGGGCGACGCTGAACCGAGTGCGATCGGCGCCCGTCTGACCCGCGTCGCGGTGCGGGAACTCGCCTCGGCCGGTCGCCGGTTGAGTCACCCGGGCGACGCCTCGCCGGACGCCCTCACCCATCGCGCCCGCACCGTCCTGCACTACTGGCTCGACGGGCTGCTCGAGAAAGAGGTGGCCGGCGTGCTCAACGTCTCCGAGGGCACGGTGCACAAACAGGTGCATCGCATCTACAAGCACTTCGGCGTCTCCAGCCGCGGCGAACTGCAGGCTCAGTTCCTGCGTCGCGGTTGGGGACGGCGGCGGCTGTGGCGGGATCTCGCCTCCTGA
- a CDS encoding histidine kinase, whose product MPLPSTAATDGRLPASVDEPRLERPVLTVTGAVGLLVGSLAWALTGQFAAAPLVFAASLTTALALAIVLEDRSAAMAAFETLTQELRATRGRLDVLEPLKTGPAEPGRGTRDLELNDLLLRAAAASEPAARRRGVTLRTEPSELYLAVHADAALLERRFASLLNHAIAASPADGVVQVRSRLSDDQVVAEVEYAGSPQEALSDMFGSFPASDDEVWGEPTVHAGRLGAECTPDGGVRYSLSVPFGHRSDRDASRRHRVEVPPVRPVAARPASRRSVPA is encoded by the coding sequence ATGCCGCTCCCCTCCACCGCCGCGACCGACGGACGCCTCCCGGCCTCCGTCGACGAGCCGCGGCTGGAACGGCCGGTTCTGACCGTGACGGGGGCGGTGGGCCTGTTGGTCGGCAGTCTGGCGTGGGCGCTCACCGGGCAGTTCGCCGCGGCCCCGTTGGTGTTCGCCGCAAGCCTGACCACGGCGCTGGCCCTCGCGATCGTGCTGGAGGACCGTTCCGCCGCCATGGCCGCCTTCGAGACGCTCACCCAGGAACTGCGGGCGACGAGAGGCCGCCTTGACGTGCTGGAGCCCCTCAAAACCGGACCGGCGGAGCCCGGCAGAGGCACGCGAGATTTGGAGTTGAACGATCTGTTGCTTCGCGCCGCCGCCGCTTCCGAACCCGCCGCCCGGCGACGCGGGGTGACGCTGCGGACGGAGCCGTCCGAGCTGTACCTCGCCGTGCATGCGGACGCTGCGCTGCTGGAGAGGAGGTTTGCGTCCCTGCTGAACCACGCGATCGCCGCCTCCCCCGCCGACGGCGTCGTCCAGGTTCGCAGTCGACTGAGCGACGATCAGGTCGTCGCGGAGGTGGAATACGCGGGTTCCCCCCAGGAGGCGCTGTCGGACATGTTCGGCTCGTTCCCGGCGTCTGACGACGAGGTGTGGGGCGAACCGACCGTTCACGCGGGCCGCCTTGGGGCAGAATGCACTCCGGACGGCGGGGTGCGGTACTCACTCAGCGTGCCGTTCGGCCATCGATCCGACCGCGACGCCTCGCGAAGACACCGGGTCGAGGTCCCGCCCGTTCGCCCCGTCGCCGCTCGCCCCGCGAGCCGCCGCTCCGTCCCCGCCTAA
- a CDS encoding sensor domain-containing diguanylate cyclase: protein MWGVFVVWPLGALTGAALSWPPGAGAVLLMAIPAVWIGWRLSGPAAGLFAAIAGLCCASEATLLRVMRRIGEWYDVVLPGPADDRLFAPLAAMILIALVFRALRDRPEELTLHPRSVDPRRSGSGVGVLEQAASLLSLQQQDEFTVDLPGASRSLDGVVRSVRATARGCLRCEHASVWLWDGLRLREAGPPSGSNVRTPVPDPRVGLAAWALEHRRPITRQTLGMWVARDRTLADALASDPAPPAGIAPLLTRCAPGEGTDGGDEILLGLLIVDQPQGFDPQFAAVLAALARFAATALENARRFDQIQGRARRDDLTGLLRRDPLLEDLAAMLVPGHAQRRGHSVATVIGDLDHFKTFNDSFGHPAGDAAIRQAATIWRDLLPVGARLCRYGGEEFLAALPDHTAAEAAAHAEKVATAIRAAGVTDDGRTLPMTASFGVAAADPIDTPQHGGAGAAADRLIRRADSALFAAKEAGRDRVAVVDVDGILIAQPVGPSVRKAL, encoded by the coding sequence GTGTGGGGGGTGTTTGTGGTCTGGCCGCTGGGAGCGTTGACCGGCGCGGCGCTGTCGTGGCCGCCCGGCGCCGGGGCCGTCCTGCTGATGGCGATTCCGGCGGTCTGGATCGGGTGGCGGCTGTCCGGCCCCGCCGCCGGGCTGTTCGCGGCGATCGCCGGCCTCTGCTGCGCGAGCGAGGCGACCCTGCTCCGCGTCATGCGGCGGATCGGCGAATGGTACGACGTCGTCCTGCCCGGTCCGGCGGACGATCGCCTGTTCGCCCCGTTGGCCGCGATGATCCTGATTGCCCTGGTGTTCCGGGCGCTGCGGGATCGTCCGGAGGAGCTGACGCTTCACCCCCGCTCCGTCGATCCACGCCGCTCCGGCAGCGGCGTCGGGGTGCTGGAACAGGCCGCCTCGCTGTTGAGCCTTCAGCAACAGGACGAATTCACCGTCGACCTGCCGGGCGCCTCCCGCTCGTTGGACGGGGTGGTCCGCAGCGTCCGGGCGACGGCCCGCGGCTGCCTTCGATGCGAACACGCCTCCGTCTGGCTGTGGGACGGCCTCCGACTCCGCGAGGCGGGACCGCCCAGCGGGAGCAACGTGCGAACCCCCGTCCCCGATCCGCGGGTCGGCCTCGCCGCGTGGGCCCTCGAACACCGCCGCCCGATCACGCGGCAGACGCTCGGCATGTGGGTGGCCCGGGACCGCACGTTGGCGGACGCGTTGGCCTCCGATCCCGCCCCGCCGGCCGGCATCGCCCCCCTGCTGACCCGTTGCGCCCCCGGCGAAGGGACGGACGGCGGCGACGAAATCCTGCTCGGCCTGTTGATCGTGGATCAACCGCAGGGGTTTGACCCGCAGTTCGCCGCCGTGCTGGCGGCGTTGGCCCGCTTTGCCGCGACGGCGCTGGAGAACGCCCGCCGATTCGATCAGATCCAAGGGCGCGCTCGCCGGGACGACCTCACCGGCCTGCTCCGCCGGGACCCGCTGCTGGAGGATCTGGCGGCGATGCTCGTCCCCGGACACGCCCAGCGCCGGGGGCACAGCGTCGCCACGGTGATCGGCGACCTCGACCACTTCAAAACGTTCAACGACAGCTTCGGCCACCCCGCCGGCGACGCGGCGATCCGACAGGCGGCGACGATCTGGCGGGACCTGCTGCCGGTCGGCGCGCGGCTGTGCCGCTACGGCGGGGAGGAGTTCCTCGCCGCCCTGCCCGATCACACCGCCGCCGAGGCCGCCGCCCATGCGGAGAAGGTCGCTACGGCGATCCGGGCGGCGGGCGTGACGGACGACGGTCGCACGCTGCCGATGACCGCCAGCTTCGGCGTCGCCGCCGCCGACCCGATCGACACCCCCCAGCACGGCGGGGCCGGCGCCGCCGCCGATCGCCTGATCCGTCGGGCGGACAGCGCCCTGTTCGCCGCGAAGGAAGCCGGCCGCGATCGCGTGGCGGTGGTCGACGTCGACGGCATCCTGATCGCCCAGCCGGTCGGCCCCTCGGTCCGCAAAGCGCTCTAA
- a CDS encoding NADH-quinone oxidoreductase subunit D, producing the protein MNAVAAPPLDPRTIEFDVRTEEMLVNMGPQHPSTHGVLRLLLRTDGEIVRECTPHIGYLHRCAEKIGENLTPAQYIPYTDRMDYLAAMNMNLGWSCTVEKMLGIDVPEKGRHLRVAIAELGRIASHLLGMGAYGLDLGSFSPFLYAFREREMILDLFEHVCGARLTYSYLTPGGATHDLPEVVPMPPGLAAMTGVPEGTEMSWCDVVRHFLTWFEPRIEEYHTLLTRNGIFIKRTAGLGVMDADMAIGHGCTGPVLRGSGVDHDLRRDGEEIYTRHYDDYDFDIPVGPFPEAPPEAVLGDNWTRFYVRMMEVVQSVGLIRQALDRYEATDGPFRVAHRWNQKLPKDEVYLETECPRGQMGFGIVGDGSPIPLRARAKSSSFCNLSVIGPLSVGCFIADVPSILGSLDVVMGEIDR; encoded by the coding sequence ATGAACGCCGTCGCCGCCCCGCCGCTCGACCCGCGGACGATCGAGTTCGACGTCCGCACCGAGGAGATGCTCGTCAACATGGGGCCGCAGCACCCCAGCACGCACGGCGTGCTGCGGCTGCTCCTCCGCACCGACGGGGAGATCGTCCGCGAGTGCACGCCGCACATCGGCTACCTGCACCGCTGCGCGGAGAAGATCGGCGAGAACCTCACGCCGGCCCAGTACATCCCGTACACGGACCGGATGGACTACCTCGCCGCGATGAACATGAACCTCGGCTGGTCCTGCACCGTCGAGAAAATGCTGGGGATCGACGTGCCGGAGAAGGGCCGGCACCTGCGGGTGGCGATCGCGGAGTTGGGCCGAATCGCCTCGCACCTGTTGGGTATGGGGGCGTACGGGTTGGACCTCGGGTCGTTCAGTCCGTTCCTGTACGCGTTCCGCGAACGGGAGATGATCCTCGACCTGTTCGAACACGTCTGCGGCGCCCGGCTGACCTACAGCTACCTCACCCCCGGCGGGGCGACGCACGACCTGCCGGAGGTCGTCCCGATGCCGCCCGGTCTCGCCGCGATGACCGGCGTGCCGGAGGGAACCGAAATGAGCTGGTGCGACGTCGTCCGGCACTTTCTCACCTGGTTCGAGCCCCGGATCGAGGAGTACCACACGCTGCTGACCCGCAACGGGATCTTCATCAAACGCACCGCCGGTCTCGGCGTGATGGACGCCGACATGGCGATCGGCCACGGCTGCACCGGCCCAGTCCTCCGCGGCAGCGGCGTCGACCACGATCTCCGCCGCGACGGCGAGGAGATCTACACGCGGCACTACGACGACTACGACTTCGACATTCCCGTCGGCCCGTTCCCCGAGGCCCCGCCCGAAGCCGTCCTCGGCGACAACTGGACGCGGTTCTACGTCCGGATGATGGAGGTCGTGCAGAGCGTCGGCCTGATCCGGCAGGCTCTGGACCGCTACGAGGCGACCGACGGCCCCTTCCGCGTCGCCCACCGCTGGAACCAGAAATTGCCGAAGGACGAGGTCTACCTCGAGACCGAGTGCCCCCGCGGGCAGATGGGCTTCGGCATCGTCGGCGACGGCAGTCCGATCCCGCTGCGGGCCCGGGCGAAAAGCAGTTCGTTCTGCAATCTCTCCGTGATCGGCCCGCTGAGCGTGGGCTGCTTTATCGCGGACGTGCCGTCGATCCTGGGCAGTCTCGACGTGGTGATGGGGGAGATCGACCGCTGA
- a CDS encoding response regulator — MNPNPSPTYSSSTPAPGPGPSPRVVICDDEPHITLAVSLKLRKAGYEVEAHADGLSAWQSIFALPPALIVTDCQMPRMSGLDLLRSMRAEPRTASVPAIMLTGKGFELSSAEMQAELGPLRLFPKPFSPRELLDAVSALTVPPRA, encoded by the coding sequence ATGAACCCCAACCCCTCCCCGACGTACTCGTCCTCCACGCCGGCGCCCGGTCCGGGGCCGTCGCCCCGTGTGGTGATCTGCGACGACGAGCCTCACATCACCCTGGCCGTTTCCCTGAAGCTCCGGAAGGCGGGGTATGAGGTGGAGGCCCACGCGGACGGGCTGTCCGCATGGCAAAGCATCTTCGCACTGCCGCCGGCGTTGATTGTCACCGATTGCCAGATGCCCCGCATGAGCGGGCTGGACCTGTTGCGCTCGATGCGGGCCGAACCGCGGACGGCCTCAGTCCCGGCGATCATGCTGACCGGTAAGGGATTCGAACTAAGTTCCGCAGAGATGCAGGCGGAGTTGGGGCCGCTCCGGCTGTTTCCCAAGCCGTTCAGCCCCCGGGAACTGCTGGACGCCGTCTCCGCCCTCACCGTGCCGCCGAGGGCGTAG
- a CDS encoding RNA polymerase sigma factor, which produces MIRTSSSSTRSGATPADRSRKDDTVEQTGGVTQFLPGVRIGDPDAVGEVARQYLPRVVRLLERKLRGLRAADAENVAGSVFLALWNHAGGGRFGAGTLSDSEDLWRWLLRVTDRKAIDYARREKAAKRGGGRTRGAGDVFSAEGPSDGLDGAASVELSPADLAAFADTFERLMASLPNDLTREVVVGRLESRTSGEIARALGVSPKTVKRKLSGIRDLIRSGVIDGLAPPTARRGSGDDVPEDADD; this is translated from the coding sequence GTGATTCGTACCTCCAGTTCTTCCACGCGCTCCGGGGCGACGCCGGCTGACAGATCGCGGAAGGACGATACGGTGGAGCAGACCGGCGGCGTGACGCAGTTCCTACCGGGGGTTCGGATCGGAGATCCGGACGCCGTCGGGGAGGTCGCCCGTCAGTATCTCCCCCGGGTCGTCCGCCTGTTGGAGCGAAAACTGCGCGGTTTACGGGCCGCCGACGCCGAGAATGTCGCCGGCAGCGTGTTTCTCGCCCTCTGGAATCACGCCGGCGGGGGCCGATTCGGGGCCGGCACGCTCAGCGATTCCGAAGATCTGTGGCGCTGGCTGCTCCGGGTGACCGACCGGAAGGCGATCGACTACGCCCGCCGGGAGAAAGCCGCGAAGCGAGGCGGCGGCCGCACCCGCGGGGCCGGCGACGTGTTCTCCGCGGAGGGGCCGTCCGACGGGCTGGACGGCGCCGCCTCCGTCGAGCTGTCGCCCGCGGATCTGGCCGCCTTCGCCGACACCTTCGAGAGGCTGATGGCGTCCCTCCCGAACGACCTGACCCGCGAGGTGGTGGTCGGCCGCCTGGAATCCCGCACCAGCGGCGAGATCGCCCGGGCGTTGGGCGTTTCGCCGAAAACCGTCAAGCGGAAGCTTTCCGGGATCCGCGATCTCATCCGCTCCGGCGTCATCGACGGGCTTGCCCCGCCGACGGCCCGACGCGGGAGCGGCGACGACGTGCCCGAGGACGCGGACGACTGA